From a region of the Clupea harengus chromosome 9, Ch_v2.0.2, whole genome shotgun sequence genome:
- the LOC116221877 gene encoding NACHT, LRR and PYD domains-containing protein 12-like isoform X1, whose translation MSGDVEPGPYEISDGGLPTEETRKGPEGSGRTESPCGSEVSYRSKEEPPDLKEGHCNIEDRSGDIASPAGCHHEQRSVVTVPPAGCHHEQRDMGPQEEAVQGDHKSPMKQKYRYLWEGGREPSSYTLIPYIDTDMYISNQKELSEAKTMSEEVLVEYNGILQPQSGQENPIRSVLTVGVSGVGKTVTVQRFIQDWADGKANQDIHSIFPLPFRKLNLIREKQCSLLYLLEHFYKDAMDRESFDKSTLFSENILVIFDGLDECQYPLDFQNNPICSDLSAPAPVDVLLTNLIKGNLLPSALLWITSRPETASRIPPSCIDRETEVRGFNDSSKEDYIQMKIHDQSLASKIIKFLRSSPSLYSMCQIPVYCRILVSVLERLLSNQEIAENPESGEIPQTLTQIYTYFLFIQTNIPKEKSPTPEYKVENIIFKLGKLAFQQLEKGNLIFYEDDLKASDLSPSEVSLYPGVCAESLRQELGLRKETVFHFGHISIQEHLAALYVFLSFANREEATSSSCCHPTASSQLASLFRASSVYELLKNAVDLSLQSEHGRLDFFLRFLVGFSLESNQTLLQGLLVREGSASNLSRKTVEYIQKKICENPFPDKCMNLFHCLSELHNLCSLEEVVRARLSPATESRHSLTPAQCSAVAFLLLNSGEELAEFDMTKYTDTEECVLRLLPVIKASRSALLHGCNITSQGCKRLASILKSESCLEELDLSNNDLQDSGFSQLLSGLQHPLCNLHTLKLWYCSLTDKSCEQLAETLGRKSSLKALNLSRNSVQDAGLRHLCSGLQNPDSQLEKLKLDDCVISAEGCEALGSVLGSESSCLRELSLGNNNLLDLGLGRLCSGLNSPHCRLEKLGLRECGLTHSSCVALAAALGSGSSRLRELNLSENELQDVGMKLLSQGMRTPDRTLQRLQLRYCGLTASSCESLSSVLPSLMELDLSGNNLQDTGVTTLSWSLTDPSCKLKKLQLSYCGMSDVGGAALGSALGRATGPLELLEMTGNSLQDPDLKLKLRSLHCLL comes from the exons ATGAGTGGCGACGTTGAACCCGGTCCCTACGAGATCAGCGATGGAGGGTTGCCAACTGAAGAAACAAG AAAGGGTCCGGAAGGTTCAGGAAGGACTGAGTCTCCCTGTGGTTCTGAGGTGAGCTACAGATCCAAGGAAGAGCCGCCCGATCTGAAGGAGGGACACTGCAATATTGAAGACAG GTCTGGGGACATAGCGAGCCCTGCTGGCTGTCATCATGAACAAAG GTCTGTGGTCacagtgccccctgctggctgTCATCATGAACAAAG GGATATGGGTCCACAAGAAGAGGCCGTCCAAGGGGATCACAAATCACCCATGAAGCAGAAGTATAGGTACCTctgggaggggggaagagagccATCAAGCTACACTCTCATCCCTTACAttgacacagacatgtacatttCCAACCAGAAGGAACTCAGTGAGGCGAAGACAATGTCCGAAGAAGTGCTTGTTGAATATAATGGCATTCTGCAACCCCAAAGCGGTCAAGAGAATCCCATAAGATCTGTGCTCACTGTTGGCGTTTCTGGAGTTGGGAAAACAGTCACTGTGCAGAGGTTCATTCAGGACTGGGCAGACGGAAAAGCCAATCAGGACATTCACTCCATCTTTCCTCTGCCTTTCCGGAAGTTGAACTTGATCAGGGAGAAACAGTGCAGCCTGCTTTACCTGCTTGAGCATTTCTACAAGGATGCCATGGACCGAGAGTCTTTTGACAAGAGCACGCTTTTTTCTGAAAACATTTTGgtcatctttgatggtctggatgaatgTCAATATCCTCTGGATTTCCAGAACAATCCGATCTGTTCAGATTtgtcagccccagccccagtggacgtgctgctgacaaacctcatcaaggggaatctgcttccctctgctctcctctggatcACCAGCCGACCAGAGACTGCCAGTCGTATTCCTCCTTCTTGCATTGACCGGGAGACAGAAGTACGTGGGTTCAATGACTCAAGCAAAGAAGATTACATCCAGATGAAAATCCACGACCAAAGTCTGGCCAGCAAAATTATCAAATTCTTAAGGTCGTCCCCGAGCCTCTACAGCATGTGCCAAATACCAGTATACTGTCGGATACTGGTGAGTGTTCTAGAACGACTCTTAAGTAACCAAGAGATTGCAGAGAACCCAGAGAGTGGAGAAATCCCACAGACTCTGACTCAAATATACACCTACTTCCTGTTCATTCAGACCAACATTCCCAAGGAAAAGAGTCCAACGCCTGAATACAAAGTTGAGAACATTATATTCAAGTTAGGCAAACTGGCCTTTCAACAGCTAGAAAAGGGGAACCTCATCTTCTACGAAGACGACCTAAAAGCCAGTGATCTCAGCCCCTCCGAAGTGTCTCTGTATCCAGGAGTCTGTGCGGAGAGTTTGAGACAAGAACTTGGCCTGAGAAAGGAGACAGTCTTCCACTTTGGCCATATTAGCATTCAGGAGCATCTTGCAGCCCTCTATGTGTTCCTAAGCTTCGCCAACAGAGAGGaggccacctcctcctcctgttgccACCCAACAGCCTCCTCCCAACTTGCCTCTCTGTTCAGAGCTTCGAGTGTGTATGAGCTTCTTAAGAATGCAGTGGATCTGTCGCTGCAGAGTGAGCATGGGCGGCTGGACTTTTTCCTGCGCTTCCTCGTCGGTTTCTCACTGGAGTCCAACCAGACACTCCTGCAAGGTCTGCTGGTGCGTGAGGGCAGCGCCTCCAACCTCAGCAGGAAGACGGTTGAGTACATCCAGAAGAAGATTTGTGAGAATCCATTCCCGGATAAGTGCATGAATCTGTTTCACTGCTTGAGTGAGCTGCACAACCTGTGTAGTCTGGAGGAGGTGGTCCGGGCCAGGCTAAGCCCTGCGACTGAATCCAGACACAGCTTAACTCCTGCACAGTGCTCCGCAGTGGCCTTCCTGTTACTCAACTCGGGGGAGGAACTGGCAGAATTTGACATGACAAAATACACCGACACAGAGGAATGCGTTCTAAGGCTGCTTCCAGTCATCAAGGCATCCAGATCAGCTCT GCTACATGGTTGTAACATCACGTCACAAGGCTGCAAACGTCTGGCGTCGATTCTGAAGTCCGAGTCGTGTCTGGAGGAGCTTGACCTGAGCAACAACGACCTGCAGGACTCTGGGttctctcagctcctctctggACTTCAACACCCTCTCTGCAacttacacacactgaa GTTATGGTACTGCAGTCTGACTGACAAAAGCTGTGAGCAGTTGGCTGAAACACTCGGTAGGAAGTCAAGCCTGAAGGCGCTGAACCTCTCCAGGAACAGTGTGCAGGACGCTGGGCTTAGACATCTTTGTTCAGGCCTGCAGAACCCAGACTCCCAGCTGGAGAAACTAAA ACTGGACGACTGCGTCATCTCTGCGGAGGGCTGTGAGGCCCTGGGGTCGGTGCTGGGCTCCGAGTCCTCTTGCCTGAGGGAGCTCAGCCTGGGCAATAACAACCTGCTGGACCTGGGCCTGGGTCGCCTCTGTAGCGGTCTGAACAGCCCACACTGTAGACTGGAGAAACTCGG ACTGAGGGAGTGTGGTCTCACCCACAGCAGCTGTGTTGCACTGGCTGCAGCCCTCGGGTCCGGCTCGTCCAGACTGAGAGAACTGAACCTGAGTGAGAATGAGCTGCAGGACGTAGGGATGAAGCTGCTCTCGCAGGGAATGCGCACACCTGACAGGACTCTGCAGAGACTACA gctCAGATATTGTGGTCTGACCGCATCCAGCTGTGAGTCCCTGAGCTCCGTGCTCCCCAGCCTGAtggagctggacctgagtggCAACAACCTCCAGGACACAGGGGTCACAACGCTCTCCTGGTCCTTAACTGACCCCAGCTGTAAACTCAAAAAGCTACA GCTGTCGTACTGCGGCATGTCTGATGTTGGTGGAGCCGCCCTGGGCTCGGCTCTGGGTCGGGCCACAGGCCCGCTGGAGCTGCTGGAGATGACCGGTAACAGCCTGCAGGACCCCGATCTGAAGCTGAAGCTCAGGAGCCTCCACTGCCTGCTGTGA
- the LOC116221877 gene encoding NACHT, LRR and PYD domains-containing protein 12-like isoform X2 yields the protein MSGDVEPGPYEISDGGLPTEETRKGPEGSGRTESPCGSEVSYRSKEEPPDLKEGHCNIEDRSGDIASPAGCHHEQRDMGPQEEAVQGDHKSPMKQKYRYLWEGGREPSSYTLIPYIDTDMYISNQKELSEAKTMSEEVLVEYNGILQPQSGQENPIRSVLTVGVSGVGKTVTVQRFIQDWADGKANQDIHSIFPLPFRKLNLIREKQCSLLYLLEHFYKDAMDRESFDKSTLFSENILVIFDGLDECQYPLDFQNNPICSDLSAPAPVDVLLTNLIKGNLLPSALLWITSRPETASRIPPSCIDRETEVRGFNDSSKEDYIQMKIHDQSLASKIIKFLRSSPSLYSMCQIPVYCRILVSVLERLLSNQEIAENPESGEIPQTLTQIYTYFLFIQTNIPKEKSPTPEYKVENIIFKLGKLAFQQLEKGNLIFYEDDLKASDLSPSEVSLYPGVCAESLRQELGLRKETVFHFGHISIQEHLAALYVFLSFANREEATSSSCCHPTASSQLASLFRASSVYELLKNAVDLSLQSEHGRLDFFLRFLVGFSLESNQTLLQGLLVREGSASNLSRKTVEYIQKKICENPFPDKCMNLFHCLSELHNLCSLEEVVRARLSPATESRHSLTPAQCSAVAFLLLNSGEELAEFDMTKYTDTEECVLRLLPVIKASRSALLHGCNITSQGCKRLASILKSESCLEELDLSNNDLQDSGFSQLLSGLQHPLCNLHTLKLWYCSLTDKSCEQLAETLGRKSSLKALNLSRNSVQDAGLRHLCSGLQNPDSQLEKLKLDDCVISAEGCEALGSVLGSESSCLRELSLGNNNLLDLGLGRLCSGLNSPHCRLEKLGLRECGLTHSSCVALAAALGSGSSRLRELNLSENELQDVGMKLLSQGMRTPDRTLQRLQLRYCGLTASSCESLSSVLPSLMELDLSGNNLQDTGVTTLSWSLTDPSCKLKKLQLSYCGMSDVGGAALGSALGRATGPLELLEMTGNSLQDPDLKLKLRSLHCLL from the exons ATGAGTGGCGACGTTGAACCCGGTCCCTACGAGATCAGCGATGGAGGGTTGCCAACTGAAGAAACAAG AAAGGGTCCGGAAGGTTCAGGAAGGACTGAGTCTCCCTGTGGTTCTGAGGTGAGCTACAGATCCAAGGAAGAGCCGCCCGATCTGAAGGAGGGACACTGCAATATTGAAGACAG GTCTGGGGACATAGCGAGCCCTGCTGGCTGTCATCATGAACAAAG GGATATGGGTCCACAAGAAGAGGCCGTCCAAGGGGATCACAAATCACCCATGAAGCAGAAGTATAGGTACCTctgggaggggggaagagagccATCAAGCTACACTCTCATCCCTTACAttgacacagacatgtacatttCCAACCAGAAGGAACTCAGTGAGGCGAAGACAATGTCCGAAGAAGTGCTTGTTGAATATAATGGCATTCTGCAACCCCAAAGCGGTCAAGAGAATCCCATAAGATCTGTGCTCACTGTTGGCGTTTCTGGAGTTGGGAAAACAGTCACTGTGCAGAGGTTCATTCAGGACTGGGCAGACGGAAAAGCCAATCAGGACATTCACTCCATCTTTCCTCTGCCTTTCCGGAAGTTGAACTTGATCAGGGAGAAACAGTGCAGCCTGCTTTACCTGCTTGAGCATTTCTACAAGGATGCCATGGACCGAGAGTCTTTTGACAAGAGCACGCTTTTTTCTGAAAACATTTTGgtcatctttgatggtctggatgaatgTCAATATCCTCTGGATTTCCAGAACAATCCGATCTGTTCAGATTtgtcagccccagccccagtggacgtgctgctgacaaacctcatcaaggggaatctgcttccctctgctctcctctggatcACCAGCCGACCAGAGACTGCCAGTCGTATTCCTCCTTCTTGCATTGACCGGGAGACAGAAGTACGTGGGTTCAATGACTCAAGCAAAGAAGATTACATCCAGATGAAAATCCACGACCAAAGTCTGGCCAGCAAAATTATCAAATTCTTAAGGTCGTCCCCGAGCCTCTACAGCATGTGCCAAATACCAGTATACTGTCGGATACTGGTGAGTGTTCTAGAACGACTCTTAAGTAACCAAGAGATTGCAGAGAACCCAGAGAGTGGAGAAATCCCACAGACTCTGACTCAAATATACACCTACTTCCTGTTCATTCAGACCAACATTCCCAAGGAAAAGAGTCCAACGCCTGAATACAAAGTTGAGAACATTATATTCAAGTTAGGCAAACTGGCCTTTCAACAGCTAGAAAAGGGGAACCTCATCTTCTACGAAGACGACCTAAAAGCCAGTGATCTCAGCCCCTCCGAAGTGTCTCTGTATCCAGGAGTCTGTGCGGAGAGTTTGAGACAAGAACTTGGCCTGAGAAAGGAGACAGTCTTCCACTTTGGCCATATTAGCATTCAGGAGCATCTTGCAGCCCTCTATGTGTTCCTAAGCTTCGCCAACAGAGAGGaggccacctcctcctcctgttgccACCCAACAGCCTCCTCCCAACTTGCCTCTCTGTTCAGAGCTTCGAGTGTGTATGAGCTTCTTAAGAATGCAGTGGATCTGTCGCTGCAGAGTGAGCATGGGCGGCTGGACTTTTTCCTGCGCTTCCTCGTCGGTTTCTCACTGGAGTCCAACCAGACACTCCTGCAAGGTCTGCTGGTGCGTGAGGGCAGCGCCTCCAACCTCAGCAGGAAGACGGTTGAGTACATCCAGAAGAAGATTTGTGAGAATCCATTCCCGGATAAGTGCATGAATCTGTTTCACTGCTTGAGTGAGCTGCACAACCTGTGTAGTCTGGAGGAGGTGGTCCGGGCCAGGCTAAGCCCTGCGACTGAATCCAGACACAGCTTAACTCCTGCACAGTGCTCCGCAGTGGCCTTCCTGTTACTCAACTCGGGGGAGGAACTGGCAGAATTTGACATGACAAAATACACCGACACAGAGGAATGCGTTCTAAGGCTGCTTCCAGTCATCAAGGCATCCAGATCAGCTCT GCTACATGGTTGTAACATCACGTCACAAGGCTGCAAACGTCTGGCGTCGATTCTGAAGTCCGAGTCGTGTCTGGAGGAGCTTGACCTGAGCAACAACGACCTGCAGGACTCTGGGttctctcagctcctctctggACTTCAACACCCTCTCTGCAacttacacacactgaa GTTATGGTACTGCAGTCTGACTGACAAAAGCTGTGAGCAGTTGGCTGAAACACTCGGTAGGAAGTCAAGCCTGAAGGCGCTGAACCTCTCCAGGAACAGTGTGCAGGACGCTGGGCTTAGACATCTTTGTTCAGGCCTGCAGAACCCAGACTCCCAGCTGGAGAAACTAAA ACTGGACGACTGCGTCATCTCTGCGGAGGGCTGTGAGGCCCTGGGGTCGGTGCTGGGCTCCGAGTCCTCTTGCCTGAGGGAGCTCAGCCTGGGCAATAACAACCTGCTGGACCTGGGCCTGGGTCGCCTCTGTAGCGGTCTGAACAGCCCACACTGTAGACTGGAGAAACTCGG ACTGAGGGAGTGTGGTCTCACCCACAGCAGCTGTGTTGCACTGGCTGCAGCCCTCGGGTCCGGCTCGTCCAGACTGAGAGAACTGAACCTGAGTGAGAATGAGCTGCAGGACGTAGGGATGAAGCTGCTCTCGCAGGGAATGCGCACACCTGACAGGACTCTGCAGAGACTACA gctCAGATATTGTGGTCTGACCGCATCCAGCTGTGAGTCCCTGAGCTCCGTGCTCCCCAGCCTGAtggagctggacctgagtggCAACAACCTCCAGGACACAGGGGTCACAACGCTCTCCTGGTCCTTAACTGACCCCAGCTGTAAACTCAAAAAGCTACA GCTGTCGTACTGCGGCATGTCTGATGTTGGTGGAGCCGCCCTGGGCTCGGCTCTGGGTCGGGCCACAGGCCCGCTGGAGCTGCTGGAGATGACCGGTAACAGCCTGCAGGACCCCGATCTGAAGCTGAAGCTCAGGAGCCTCCACTGCCTGCTGTGA